TACGGCGAGCTGAAGTCGACGGACTGCCTGCGCTCGTCGGTGATGGAGAACTGCTGCAGGTTGAAGTCGAAGTCCTTGGGTCCGGGTGCGATGGCCTCTTCGAAGCCCGTGCGCACCCATACCACGTCGTCCTCGGCGAAGCCGAGCTGCTCGGCGACGGCGTAGGCGACGGCGGCCTCGAAGCCCTCGCCGCTCTCGGGCGCGTCGTCGAGAACCCACGGGTAGTACGCCGGCTCGCCGGTCGCGATCGTCAGCTTGCCGGGCGTGACCCAGCCCTCGTCCGCACCGGCGGTCTCGTCCGACGAGCCGGAGCCCGAGGCGCACCCGGCGAGGGCGAGAGCGGCGACGACCGTCGAGACGACGAGGGCGGAGCGGAGGAAGGAACGCGACACGGGAAGCCTCCAGGGGTCGGGTGGGACGCCGTGCTGACGGCGTGCCCCCATCCTCTCCGAGGGGATGGATGCCGCGCCCCTGCGCGTCGGATTGTTACGGGGGAGCGGCGTGCCGCGGTCTACGCCGTCGCGCGACGAGCCGAGGCCAGCCACGCGGCCAGCGCGAGCAGCACGCCTCCGCAGACCCGTTCGATCCACACGGCTCCGCGCTTCTTGAGCAGGCGGATCGCCTGCGAGCCGAGGAGCGCGTACGCGAACATGATGGCGAAGTCGAGCGCGCAGAACACGGTGCCGATCACGAGGTACTGCGGGAGCTGCGGGGCCCCCGCGACGATGAACTGCGGCAGGAGCGCGCCGACGAAGAGGTACCCCTTCGGGTTGGTCACCGCGACCAGGAAGCTCTTCGTGAACAGCGCGCTCGGGCGCCCTCTCGGGTCGGCGGCGGGGTCGCCGTGCAGGAGCGCGCCGCGAGCGAACAGCATCCTGACGCCCAGGAATGCGAGGTAGGCGACACCCAGCCACTTCACGACCGTGAAGGCGGTCTCGCTCGCGAGGAGGAGGGCTCCGAGGCCCACGCCGACCGCGACGACGAGCACGATGTCGGAGGCGACGGCGCCCAGCATCCCGGACGTGGCGCGCAGCACGCCGTAGCGGGATCCGTTGGCGAGGGCGAGCAGCACGGTCGGGCCGGGAATGGCGATCGCGACGGCCGCGGCGACCGCGAAGGCGAGGACGGTCGTGACGTTCACTGGGGCTCCCTCCGGACTGTGCGCCAGTGTAGCGATCCTGACGGGGCGGCTCGCGAGACGGACTCGGCGGCCCGCGCTCACTTCAGCGGATCGTGGCCCCAGTTCATCAGGGAGTACCGCCACGGCGTGTCGGACACGTCGCCGTCGGGCCGCTGCGCCGAGTGCCGCGCGATGTAGCCGTTCACCTTCTTCATATGGTCGTAATCCGCATCGGAGAGGTCGGCCTTCTTCGTGCGAAGCAGCTTCACGATTCGTCGACCGGATCCGTGCCCGACCGACTCGCCGCCCCCGTCCTTCTGCCCGACCGATTTCGACTCGTCGGTGTCGAGCCACTTCTCCAGCTCGCTCGCCGTCATGTTGACCGAGCGGTCGAAGTCGTCTGCGATCTGCTTGTCGTCGTCGCTCATCGTCTCAGCCTGCGGGATCGGCGCGGTCGCCGGGAGGGGCTTGCGCCGATGCGAAACGGCAGGAGGATGCCTCGGCGTCAGCCGTCGCGCCGTGCCTCGGCCGCGGCGAGGGCGGCGCGGGCGCCGTCGGTCGGCGCGATCGCGACGAGGCCGCGGTAGAGCGTCACGAGCGCGTCGAGGTCGAGCACGCCGGTCCGGGCCCGATCGCAGTGAACCGCCTGGATCGCCGCTTCGAGCTGGAACCGTCCGAGAGGACGGCCCAGCGCCGACGCGCGACCGAGCAGCCGGCGGCCCTCCACGATGAGGTCGGCATCCCAAGTGCGCGGATCCTGTCGGTCGAGCGGCGGCCACGGAGTCACGACCCGGGCCGGGGCCCGCGACTGCGCGAACGTCAGGAGAGCGGCCAGCCCCCAGGCTTCCGGCTCGTCGGGGAGGAGGCTCGCGACCAGCACCGCGAGCCACCGCGCCTCGTCGGCCGCGGAGTCGCGCGGGGCCTCCGCCTGATCGAGCCAGTCGATGGCGTAGGCGCCGTAGATCGCCTCGAGCACGGCGGGAAGTCGCGAAGGCATCTCGGCGCGCGTCGGCACGGCGAACGGGATCCCGGCCCGGCGGATCTTCCGCTTCGCCCGCACCAGGCGCTGCGCCATCGCCGCCGGCTCGACCGCGAAGACGCGGCCGACCTGGGCCGCGTCGAAGCCGAGCACCGTCTGCAGCATCAGGGGCGGGCGGATCGCGGGGTCGATCGCGGGATGCGCGCAGGCGAAGAGCAGTTCGAGGCGCTTGTCGGGGATGGCCTCCAGGCGGGCGAGGAGCGCCTCGGCATCCGTCTCCTCCGACAGGCTCGCGGCGAGCGCCTCGTCCAGCGGGACGCTCGTGCGCTGCGCCGCGGAGCGGAAGTGGTCACGGAGCCGGTTGCGGGCCACGGTGAGCAGCCACCCTTCGGGATTATCCGGGATGCCGCTGCCCGGCCACGTCGACAGCGCCCGTTCGAACGACTCGGCGAGGGCGTCCTCGGCGAGGGCGATGTCGTGGGTCGATGCGGCGACGAGGGCGAGCAGGCGGCCGTACGAGTCGCGGGCGGCGCGCTCGGCGACCGCCCGCGCCCGCACGGCGTCGGTCATCGGTAGTCGAACGCCGTCCAGGCGCCGTCGACGAAGCGCGTGCCGACGGGACGGATCTCGACCGCGCCCCACCCGACGGAGGGCGCCCTGCCGGCCCAGCCGATCGCGGCATCCAGGTCGTCGACCTCGATGACGAACGTGCCGCCGAGCTGCTCCTTCGTGTCGGCGTAGGGGCCGTCCTGCACGCGGAGGGTGCCGTCGGCCGCCGTCACCGTGGTCGTCAGCTCGGACGGCTGGAGGACTTCGGCGGACTGCAGCACGCCGGCCGCATCGAGCGCCTTGGCGTACTCGTCGAACTCGCGCATGCCCTCGGCGAGCGCCTCGGGGCCGAGGTCGGCGGCGCTCATCTCGGGGTAGTGCAGCAGCAGGGTGTAGCGCATGGTGTCATTCCTTCCGGATTCTGTTGCGACACCGTGATGACGATCGAGGGGCGACCGGATCGACAGGCCCACCGTTCGACGAGGTCGGGGACCGGCCGAGGTGTGGGTTCGGGAACGGTGCCGAGGTCAGCCGAGCTCGTCGAGCATGCGGCGCTGCTCGGCGGTGAGCCCGTCCTGCAGCTCCTCGCGGCCGGCGCGCGGCGCGGCCGGCGGGGGAGCGACGGGGGTTGCGGCATCCGTCCTCCGGCCGCCGATGCCGACGGACGCCCGATCGTAGAGGTCGCCGGCGCGCGCCTCGAGCCGGTCGTCGATCGCCGCGTAGATCGACCACGCGATCAGGAGGAAGAGGGGCGGCAGGAGGTAGCCGAGCACGAGATGCCGCACCTGGACCCCCGACAGCATGACGACGAGGATCCAGACGAGAAGCTCGACGAGGAAGACGATCCCCGCTCGCACGAGCCACTCTCCCGCCTTCGTCCGCTGCGAGGCCGATCTGGCGGCCATGCCGGTGAACCACCGGGCGATGAGCGGCTTCACCCACAGCACCGCGGCGGTCAGGATGACGGCCGCCCACAGCACGCCCCACCCGACCGAGACCCCGGCCACGAGCAGGTCGATGACGAGCAGCACGGCGAGGTTGAACACGTAAAGCGTCGCGAATCGGACGATCCACTTCTTCATACGTCCAGGCTCCCATGCCGGACGGCGGCGGGGCCACCGCCCCCGCGCGCCGAGAGGGTCAGGCGATCGACACGAGCTCGTTCAGATCGTCGCCCGGCAGCACGTCGGCGATGGCCGTGACGGTGATGTCGACGACGTCGGCCCGACCCGACATGACGTTGAGGAACGCCGTGTCGGCGGCGTCCCTCCCCGTCGCGATGCGCACGAGCGTCTGGCGCGGGGCGAGAGTGGTCGCATCGACGACGCACCAGCGGCCGTCGACCCACGCCTCGGCCACGGCGTGGAAGTCCATCGGGGCGAGCCCCGGTGCGTACACCGCCGCGAGGCGGGCGGGGATGCCGAGCGACCGCAGAAGCGCGACGCTCAGGTGGGAGTAGTCGCGGCAGACGCCCTGACGCGCGAGGAGCGTGCGGACCGCGCCGTCGGTGGGCAGCGACGACCCCGAGACGTACGCGAGCTGCGTCCCGACCCACGACGAGACCGACGCGAGCAGTTCGGCCGCCCCGGTGATGCCGCCGAACTCTGCTGCGGCGGTCGGGGCGAGCGAGTCCGACTCGGCGTACCGGCTGGGGCGGGAGTAGACCAGGAGGTCGGTCTCGCTCGCGGCATCGGTCTGCGCCTGACCTTCGACCGAGGCGGAGTACTCGACGACGAGCTCTCCCGTGCCCGCACTGAGGCGGTGCAATCGCGTTCCGTGCGCGTCGGAGAGCTCGTGCACGTCGACGGGGCTGCCGTCGACGGATGCGGCGAACCGCTCCTCGCTCGGCTGGTACTGACGCGCGACCGCGATGGCGAAGACGAGGTCGGCGGGTTGGGTGATGCTCAGGACGATGCGGGCGGAGACATCCCTCTTCATGCTGTCCACGATGTCATGAAGAAGGGGCGCCGGCGGACACTTGACAGTGTCCGCCGGCGCCCCGCTCCGGTCGGCCTCTCGGGACGGATGCCCGGCGATCCCGGGGGGAGGTGATCGCCGGGCAACGCGGGCCGGCCGGGGTCAGCGGCGCGGCTTGGCGCCCTTCGCCGGCGCGATCTCGAGGGCGCGCTCGATCTCCTGCGTCAGCGTGTTGCCGGCCTCGTCGGCCGTCGTGACCCGGAGGTCGAGCCACCCGCCGGCGTCGGGAGCCGTCAGCTGCGCGGAGTAGGCGGCCACGTAGGCGCGCCCCTCGGCGAAGATGCCGTCGGGCGCCTCGCCGGGACCGGAGGTGTCGCGCGACTCGAGCTCGAGCGGGACGGTCGCCCACTGACCGCCCGCGACCCGCACCTCGAGCTTCGTCGTGGTGACGGGGGCGCTGTCCTCTGCACCCGCGACGTGTCCCACCTCGAGCGCGAGGGGAACGCCCGCCCCCTTCTTGCGTCCGGCGCCGGCGAGCCCCGTCGCGTCGAGGTCGACGTCGTACCAGGCCTGCAGCATCGGAAGGAACCGGTTGGACCAGTCGTCGGCGGTTCCGGTCGTCCGGAAGGTCCAGTCGCTGACCGTCTTCGTCGAGGACGGCAGAACGCTGCCGTCGTGCGTCGCGGTCGTGACGACGCGCACGTCGCTGGTGCCGTCCGGC
The window above is part of the Microbacterium sp. BK668 genome. Proteins encoded here:
- a CDS encoding LysE family translocator; translated protein: MNVTTVLAFAVAAAVAIAIPGPTVLLALANGSRYGVLRATSGMLGAVASDIVLVVAVGVGLGALLLASETAFTVVKWLGVAYLAFLGVRMLFARGALLHGDPAADPRGRPSALFTKSFLVAVTNPKGYLFVGALLPQFIVAGAPQLPQYLVIGTVFCALDFAIMFAYALLGSQAIRLLKKRGAVWIERVCGGVLLALAAWLASARRATA
- a CDS encoding DUF3140 domain-containing protein, yielding MSDDDKQIADDFDRSVNMTASELEKWLDTDESKSVGQKDGGGESVGHGSGRRIVKLLRTKKADLSDADYDHMKKVNGYIARHSAQRPDGDVSDTPWRYSLMNWGHDPLK
- a CDS encoding DUF6596 domain-containing protein; its protein translation is MTDAVRARAVAERAARDSYGRLLALVAASTHDIALAEDALAESFERALSTWPGSGIPDNPEGWLLTVARNRLRDHFRSAAQRTSVPLDEALAASLSEETDAEALLARLEAIPDKRLELLFACAHPAIDPAIRPPLMLQTVLGFDAAQVGRVFAVEPAAMAQRLVRAKRKIRRAGIPFAVPTRAEMPSRLPAVLEAIYGAYAIDWLDQAEAPRDSAADEARWLAVLVASLLPDEPEAWGLAALLTFAQSRAPARVVTPWPPLDRQDPRTWDADLIVEGRRLLGRASALGRPLGRFQLEAAIQAVHCDRARTGVLDLDALVTLYRGLVAIAPTDGARAALAAAEARRDG
- a CDS encoding YciI family protein, whose translation is MRYTLLLHYPEMSAADLGPEALAEGMREFDEYAKALDAAGVLQSAEVLQPSELTTTVTAADGTLRVQDGPYADTKEQLGGTFVIEVDDLDAAIGWAGRAPSVGWGAVEIRPVGTRFVDGAWTAFDYR
- a CDS encoding transglutaminase family protein produces the protein MKRDVSARIVLSITQPADLVFAIAVARQYQPSEERFAASVDGSPVDVHELSDAHGTRLHRLSAGTGELVVEYSASVEGQAQTDAASETDLLVYSRPSRYAESDSLAPTAAAEFGGITGAAELLASVSSWVGTQLAYVSGSSLPTDGAVRTLLARQGVCRDYSHLSVALLRSLGIPARLAAVYAPGLAPMDFHAVAEAWVDGRWCVVDATTLAPRQTLVRIATGRDAADTAFLNVMSGRADVVDITVTAIADVLPGDDLNELVSIA